Within Anomalospiza imberbis isolate Cuckoo-Finch-1a 21T00152 unplaced genomic scaffold, ASM3175350v1 scaffold_66, whole genome shotgun sequence, the genomic segment CGAGGCAGGGTAAGTCCAAAACCTCAGCTTCCCCGTCCACTTTTATTCCAGCAAATCTTACCAACAGCTTCTCtctgtctccagacaaagtgcTTGGTAATCGCTGCCCCTTTCTCAGCCACGTTTTCTCTGACAATGTAACACAAGAGGCAGAAGAAATTAATAGTACTGTGTGACACTGACCAAATCTTCGCTGCCAGTAGTGCTACATCTCGACATTATCTAACcccttcccatcccttcccttcccttcccttcccttcccttcccttcccttcccttcccttcccttcccttcccttcccttcccttcccttcccttcctttccctcaaTCAGTAGCAAAGTCACGCTGATGTTTGAACAATCAAATCTTTACTCGTTTTGGTTAATTTTGTGCTACTTTAATTGTTGTTACAGGACatttaatggggaaaaaaagcactgGAGATTTTCCTTATGgttttgaagaagaaaacaagacaCCATTTTCAGCATTACCTGACAATATCAAGCAGCTGGAAGAGTATCTGCAGTGGGAAGAAATCTCAAAATATTTGCTAAGGCTGCtggaaaggaatgaaaataaaagtggtCACTTTTCAAAAGGAGGGCTCCCCTGGTATACCAGGAACACCTGGGAGACAGATGACAATAGCAGTTGGAAACATGTAAGTAAGATAAAAGCTGTAAAGATAATCCATGTGTCCAGTTTTTGGTTTACAGTAGCATATCAGCTTCCTCTAACTGGTGGATTGtccagaaaagcagcagaaacacgTCTCATGTGTTAGACATTCAGTACAGTAAGACTCTGCTCTTGATTACTGATTGTCACTCACCAATTGTGTTTTTGATGACTTCATTTGCT encodes:
- the LOC137467523 gene encoding gastrin-releasing peptide-like; its protein translation is MRGGRPAALPLLALALLTAQGGAAPLQPGGTPALTKIYPRGSHWAVGHLMGKKSTGDFPYGFEEENKTPFSALPDNIKQLEEYLQWEEISKYLLRLLERNENKSGHFSKGGLPWYTRNTWETDDNSSWKHMMDYLLQVVNMKESTPS